A portion of the Lolium rigidum isolate FL_2022 chromosome 1, APGP_CSIRO_Lrig_0.1, whole genome shotgun sequence genome contains these proteins:
- the LOC124678263 gene encoding transcription factor bHLH137-like yields MDGSRAGGSGDYISSLLNSSPMLDFGVLGGAPALDGAGDCLESFCGDPGFAERAARLSSFNGQRFAVGLLGMPPPAPGAEFGSASREASSVSDPASAMKDANAKKRKAPAAKGKAKDPSVSTSGQAGEQSESYAKRCKTGDAEKKVTNTVKPKAEQTGSDSSVEDGEQKKGKGKNGKPVEPPKDYVHVRARRGQATDSHSLAERVRRERISQRMKFLQDLVPGCNKVIGKALMLDEIINYVQSLQRQVEFLSMKLATVNPLDFSNLPTLLHKDMFQACGPSASSVFSLESSSSAFPFSDQGDVFQSFVPSSMEGQCTLNQLDLALSQTTNAQYGFQDGTASTNLQQQVRNYWEDDLQSVFHVDNGQSHDNGASAESFHGDLQAGQMKMEF; encoded by the exons ATGGACGGCAgcagggccggcggcagcggcgactaCATTTCCAGCCTGCTGAACTCGTCCCCGATGCTCGACTTCGGCGTGctgggcggcgcgccggcgctgGACGGCGCCGGGGACTGCCTGGAGAGCTTCTGCGGCGACCCGGGCTTCGCCGAGCGCGCCGCGCGTCTGTCCAGCTTCAACGGGCAGCGCTTCGCCGTGGGGCTCctcgggatgccgccgccggcgcccggtGCGGAGTTCGGCAGTGCCTCGCGGGAGGCGTCCTCCGTGTCCGACCCGGCCTCCGCGATGAAGGACGCCAATGCCAAGAAGAGGAAGGCGCCGGCGGCCAAAGGCAAAGCCAAGGACCCTTCCGTCAGCACCTCTGGCCAG GCAGGGGAGCAGAGTGAATCGTATGCCAAGAGGTGCAAGACGGGCGACGCCGAGAAGAAGGTGACGAACACGGTGAAGCCCAAGGCAGAGCAGACCGGCAGCGACAGCTCGGTGGAGGACGGCGAGCAGAAGAAGGGCAAGGGGAAGAATGGCAAGCCGGTGGAGCCCCCCAAGGACTACGTCCATGTCCGGGCCAGGAGAGGGCAGGCCACCGATAGCCACAGCCTCGCAGAGAGG GTGAGAAGAGAGAGGATCAGCCAGAGGATGAAGTTTCTGCAGGACCTCGTTCCAGGATGCAACAAG GTGATTGGCAAGGCACTGATGCTTGACGAGATCATAAACTATGTGCAGTCGCTTCAACGGCAAGTCGAG TTCCTGTCCATGAAGCTAGCAACTGTGAATCCACTCGACTTCAGCAACCTGCCCACTCTCCTACACAAAGAT ATGTTCCAAGCCTGTGGCCCTTCAGCGAGCTCTGTTTTCTCGCTCGAAAGCTCCAGCTCCGCCTTCCCGTTCAGCGACCAAGGAGATGTCTTCCAATCGTTCGTGCCCAGCAGCATGGAGGGCCAGTGCACCCTGAACCAGCTTGATTTGGCCCTGTCTCAGACTACAAACGCACAGTACGGTTTTCAGGATGGAACGGCCAGCACAAACTTGCAGCAG CAAGTTAGGAACTACTGGGAGGACGATCTCCAGAGCGTTTTCCATGTCGACAACGGGCAGAGCCATGACAACGGGGCTTCAGCAGAGAGCTTCCACG GTGATTTGCAAGCAGGCCAGATGAAAATGGAGTTCTAG